A part of Synechococcus sp. KORDI-49 genomic DNA contains:
- a CDS encoding GNAT family N-acetyltransferase encodes MMQSLPMPTEELLQQYGADARLCPCANDQLTLVFSQTHSFDLVELEQLLEAVGWSRRPVRRVRKALANSLLKVGLWRHDPRIPRLVGFARCTGDGVFEATVWDVAVHPLYQGSGLGRQMMAYVLEALEQMGTERVSLFADPGVVSFYQRQGWELEPQQHRCAFWYAS; translated from the coding sequence ATGATGCAGTCCCTACCGATGCCGACGGAAGAGCTGCTGCAGCAGTACGGCGCTGATGCCCGCCTCTGCCCGTGTGCCAACGACCAGCTCACCCTGGTGTTCAGTCAGACGCATTCCTTCGATCTGGTCGAACTGGAGCAGCTGCTGGAGGCGGTCGGCTGGAGTCGCCGTCCGGTGCGGCGGGTCCGCAAGGCACTGGCCAACAGCCTCCTGAAGGTGGGGCTCTGGCGTCATGACCCGCGCATTCCACGCCTGGTGGGTTTCGCCCGCTGCACCGGCGATGGTGTGTTCGAAGCCACCGTGTGGGACGTGGCCGTGCATCCGCTGTATCAGGGAAGCGGCCTTGGCCGTCAGATGATGGCCTATGTGCTGGAGGCGCTCGAGCAGATGGGCACCGAAAGGGTCAGTCTGTTCGCGGATCCCGGTGTGGTGTCCTTCTATCAGCGCCAGGGCTGGGAACTGGAGCCCCAGCAGCATCGCTGTGCCTTCTGGTACGCCAGCTGA